One window of the Trifolium pratense cultivar HEN17-A07 linkage group LG2, ARS_RC_1.1, whole genome shotgun sequence genome contains the following:
- the LOC123910155 gene encoding sucrose synthase 5-like, with protein sequence MASTSSSALKRSDSIADSMPDALKKSRFHMKKCFAGLVANGKRLVRLNHIMEEVEKTIQDKNERKKLLEGLLGYILSCTQEAAIVPPYVVFAVRPNPGFWEYVKVNADDLQVDGIEASDYLKYKELVFDEKWASDENALEIDFGAIDFTTPHMALSSSIGNGLDFTTRILTSRLTESSHCENPLLDYLLSLNHQGENLMIKDTLNTIPKLQKALKIAEAYVSAHHKDTPYQNFENRLREWGFDKGWGNTAGRVKETMKMLSEVLEAGDPIKLESLFSRLPNMFNIVIFSIHGYFGQADVLGLPDTGGQVVYILDQVRALEEELLQKIKLQGLNAKPQILVVTRLIPNAKGTTCNQELEPIINTKHSHILRVPFYTEKGILSQWVSRFDIYPYLERFAQDSTIKILELMDGKPNLIIGNYTDGNLVSSLMASKLGVTQATIAHALEKTKYEDSDAKWNSFDEKYHFSSQFTADIISMNSADFIITSTYQEIAGSKDRPGQYETHTAFTMPGLCRVVSGINVFDPKFNIAAPGADQSVYFPFTEKNRRLTTFQPAIEELLYSKSENEEHIGFLEDKKKPIIFSMARLDKVKNISGLVEWYARNNRLRSLVNLVIVGGFFDPSKSKDREETEEIKKMHFLIKEHKLHGQFRWIAAQTDRYRNGELYRCIADTKGAFVQPALYEAFGLTVIEAMNCGLPTFATNQGGPAEIIVDGVSGFHIDPHNGDESINKISEFFEKCKINSDYWNIISKAGLQRINERYTWKIYANKVLNMGSIYGFWRKLNKEQMLAKERYIQMFYNLQFRNLARKVPIPSEIPQEPQAISTTPSKKAEAKAQSTHNEAQSKAEAPQNHLAIAAIPSKIKPKQTPRDEGSSKELAAYKQSGDLYFGLRWLLSGIAFMFIIHYITNYLERFFTWEQ encoded by the exons ATGGCTTCTACTTCAAGTTCTGCCTTGAAAAGATCTGATTCAATTGCTGATAGCATGCCTGATGCCTTGAAGAAAAGCCGCTTCCATATGAAGAAATGTTTTGCCGG gTTGGTTGCAAATGGGAAGAGGTTAGTGAGACTAAATCATATAATGGAAGAAGTGGAGAAAACAATTCAAGATAAAAATGAGAGGAAAAAGCTTTTGGAGGGATTATTGGGATACATACTAAGTTGCACTCAAGAGGCAGCTATTGTTCCACCATATGTTGTTTTTGCTGTGAGGCCTAATCCTGGATTTTGGGAATATGTTAAAGTGAATGCAGATGATTTGCAAGTAGATGGTATTGAGGCTTCAGATTACTTGAAATACAAGGAATTGGTATTTGATGAAAAATG GGCAAGTGATGAAAATGCTTTGGAGATAGATTTTGGGGCTATTGATTTCACCACACCTCATATGGCACTTTCATCTTCTATTGGAAATGGACTTGACTTTACTACAAGAATCTTGACCTCAAGGTTGACTGAAAGTTCACACTGTGAAAATCCATTACTTGATTACTTATTAAGCCTTAATCATCAAGGAGAG AATCTTATGATCAAAGACACTTTGAATACAATACCAAAGCTTCAGAAAGCACTTAAAATAGCAGAAGCTTATGTATCTGCTCACCACAAAGATACACCATAccaaaattttgaaaacag GTTGAGAGAATGGGGATTTGATAAAGGGTGGGGAAACACTGCAGGAAGGGTTAAAGAGACAATGAAAATGCTATCTGAGGTACTAGAAGCAGGAGATCCAATTAAGTTGGAATCACTTTTCAGCAGGCTTCCAAACATGTTCAACATTGTTATTTTCTCTATTCATGGATATTTTGGACAAGCTGATGTTCTAGGATTGCCAGACACTGGAGGCCAG GTCGTATATATTCTTGATCAAGTAAGAGCATTAGAGGAAGAGTTACTCCAAAAGATTAAGTTGCAAGGCCTAAATGCAAAGCCTCAAATTCTTGTG GTTACACGTCTAATACCAAATGCAAAAGGGACAACATGTAACCAAGAACTTGAACCTATCATCAACACTAAGCACTCTCACATTCTAAGAGTCCCTTTCTATACAGAGAAGGGAATTTTATCTCAATGGGTGTCGCGATTCGATATCTATCCTTATTTAGAAAGATTTGCTCAG GATTCTACAATCAAGATTCTTGAACTTATGGATGGTAAACCTAACCTCATTATTGGAAATTATACTGATGGAAACTTGGTGTCATCCTTAATGGCTTCTAAACTTGGCGTAACTCAG GCAACCATTGCTCATGCTTTGGAGAAGACAAAATATGAAGATTCAGATGCTAAATGGAATAGTTTTGATGAAAAGTATCACTTTTCAAGTCAATTCACAGCTGATATAATCTCAATGAATTCTGCTGATTTCATCATAACTAGTACATACCAAGAAATTGCTGGAAG CAAGGATAGACCAGGACAATATGAAACTCACACTGCATTCACCATGCCGGGACTTTGTCGCGTAGTCTCTGGCATCAATGTGTTTGATCCAAAGTTCAACATTGCTGCTCCAGGAGCTGATCAATCTGTGTATTTTCCTTTCACCGAGAAAAACCGAAGATTGACCACTTTTCAACCTGCCATTGAAGAATTACTTTATAGTAAAAGTGAAAATGAAGAACacat TGGATTTTTGGAAGACAAGAAAAAACCAATAATTTTCTCAATGGCAAGGCTTGACAAAGTGAAAAACATTAGCGGCCTAGTCGAGTGGTACGCAAGGAACAATAGACTTAGAAGTTTGGTAAATCTTGTGATTGTCGGAGGATTCTTCGATCCTTCAAAATCCAAAGATAGAGAAGAAACAGAAGAAATCAAGAAAATGCATTTCTTGATTAAAGAACACAAACTTCATGGTCAGTTTAGATGGATTGCTGCACAAACCGATCGATATCGCAACGGAGAGCTTTACCGATGCATCGCGGATACAAAAGGAGCATTTGTTCAACCAGCATTGTATGAAGCTTTTGGTCTAACAGTGATTGAAGCAATGAACTGTGGATTACCAACTTTTGCAACAAATCAAGGTGGTCCAGCTGAAATTATAGTTGATGGTGTTTCTGGTTTTCATATTGATCCTCATAATGGAGATGAATCAATCAACAAGATTTCAGAATTTTTTGAAAAGTGCAAGATTAATTCTGATTATTGGAACATAATCTCTAAAGCTGGTCTTCAAAGAATCAATGAACG CTATACATGGAAGATATATGCAAACAAAGTGTTGAATATGGGATCAATTTATGGGTTTTGGAGAAAATTGAACAAAGAACAAATGTTAGCAAAGGAAAGATACATCCAAATGTTTTATAATCTTCAATTTAGGAACTTG GCAAGAAAGGTACCAATCCCTAGTGAGATACCTCAGGAACCTCAAGCGATATCAACAACTCCATCCAAAAAAGCAGAAGCAAAAGCACAATCTACTCACAATGAAGCTCAATCAAAAGCTGAAGCACCTCAAAACCACTTAGCAATAGCTGCAATACCATCCAAAATTAAACCTAAGCAAACACCAAG GGATGAAGGTTCAAGTAAGGAACTAGCTGCTTATAAACAAAGTGGTGATCTTTATTTTGGATTGCGTTGGTTGCTTTCAGGAATTGCTTTTATGTTCATCATTCATTACATCACTAATTATTTGGAACGTTTCTTCACATGGGAGCAATAA
- the LOC123910156 gene encoding protein argonaute 1 isoform X1 — protein sequence MVRKKRTDGPGGAESSDGQQRSAPPQQQAAVTGGAGPQGGGGPQGGRGWAPQGGRGDYGGGRGGYGGGRGGRGIPQQQYGGPPEYQGRGRGGPPQPQQQYGGPPEYQGRGRGGPSQQGGRGYGGGRGVYSGGVGASGGHDVVTSYGGPPRQPVPELHQATSVPSAPYQVVVSPPPAPQSEASSSQPPEVSEVGEELGQMTIHSEETPAPPPPASKSSLRFPLRPGKGSTGKRCIVKANHFIAELPKKDLHQYDVTITPEVTSRGVNRAVMEQLVRLYRDSHLGKRLPAYDGRKSLYTAGPLPFISKDFRITLVDEDDGSGSQRRDREFKVVIKLAARADLHHLGLFLEGRQTDAPQEALQVLDIVLRELPTSRYCPVGRSFYSPDLGRRQPLGEGLESWRGFYQSIRPTQMGLSLNIDMSSTAFIEPLPVIEFVTQLLNRDVSARPLSDADRVKIKKALRGIKVEVTHRGNMRRKYRISGLTSQATRELTFPVDERGTMKSVVEYFYETYGFSIQHTQWPCLQVGNTQRPNYLPMEVCKIVEGQRYSKRLNERQITALLKVTCQRPLDRERDIMQTVHHNAYHDDPYAKEFGIKISDKLAQVEARILPPPWLKYHDTGKEKDCLPQVGQWNMMNKKMVNGGTVNNWFCVNFSRNVQDSVARGFCSELAHMCYVSGMAFNPEPVVPPLSARPDQVEKVLKTRYHDAKNKLQGRELDLLIVILPDNNGSLYGDLKRICETDLGVVSQCCLTKHVFKMSKQYLANVALKINVKVGGRNTVLIDALSRRIPLVSDRPTIIFGADVTHPHPGEDSSPSIAAVVASQDWPEVTKYAGLVCAQAHRQELIQDLFKQWQDPARGTLTGGMIKELLISFRRATGQKPQRIIFYRDGVSEGQFYQVLLFELDAIRKACASLEPNYQPPVTFVVVQKRHHTRLFASNHHDKSSVDRSGNILPGTVVDSKICHPTEFDFYLCSHAGIQVNSCFFCWYSKSWVIIVFLCQIDFQGTSRPAHYHVLWDENNFTADALQSLTNNLCYTYARCTRSVSIVPPAYYAHLAAFRARFYMEPETSDSGSMTSGAVSRGGMGAAAGRSTRAPGANAAVRPLPALKENVKRVMFYC from the exons ATGGTTAGGAAGAAGAGAACTGATGGACCTGGTGGTGCTGAATCCTCTGATGGTCAACAGAGGAGTGCGCCTCCTCAACAACAAGCTGCTGTAACTGGAGGTGCAGGACCCCAAGGAGGGGGAGGACCTCAAGGAGGTCGAGGCTGGGCTCCCCAGGGTGGACGTGGGGATTATGGAGGTGGACGTGGTGGTTATGGTGGTGGTCGCGGTGGGCGTGGGATTCCTCAACAGCAGTATGGTGGGCCTCCTGAGTATCAAGGAAGGGGAAGGGGAGGACCTCCACAGCCACAACAGCAGTATGGTGGCCCGCCTGAGTATCAAGGCAGAGGCAGGGGAGGGCCTTCTCAGCAAGGAGGCCGTGGATATGGTGGTGGCCGTGGTGTATACAGTGGTGGTGTGGGTGCTTCTGGTGGCCATGACGTAGTTACTTCATATGGCGGCCCACCGAGGCAACCAGTCCCCGAGCTGCACCAAGCAACCTCAGTTCCATCTGCACCATATCAAGTTGTGGTGTCTCCTCCACCTGCACCCCAATCTGAGGCAAGTTCTTCTCAGCCACCTGAAGTGTCAGAAGTGGGAGAGGAACTGGGACAGATGACAATTCATTCTGAAGAGACTCctgctcctcctcctcctgcAAGTAAATCATCATTGAGGTTTCCCCTTCGACCTGGAAAAGGGAGCACTGGTAAAAGATGTATTGTTAAGGCAAACCATTTCATTGCTGAGTTGCCGAAGAAAGATCTACATCAGTATGAT GTGACAATTACCCCAGAAGTGACGTCCAGAGGTGTCAACCGGGCTGTTATGGAGCAGCTTGTGAGGTTGTATCGTGATTCTCACTTAGGAAAGAGACTTCCTGCTTATGATGGCCGCAAGAGCCTCTATACTGCAGGGCCACTCCCTTTTATCTCTAAGGACTTTAGAATCACCCTTGTGGATGAGGATGATGGATCAGGATCCCAAAG GCGGGATAGGGAGTTCAAAGTTGTGATAAAATTGGCTGCACGTGCAGACCTCCACCACCTGGGGCTCTTCTTAGAGGGAAGGCAAACTGATGCACCCCAGGAAGCTCTGCAAGTTCTTGACATTGTTCTCCGCGAGCTTCCTACTTCAAG GTATTGTCCAGTGGGAAGGTCGTTTTATTCACCTGATCTGGGTAGAAGGCAGCCTCTTGGTGAGGGATTGGAAAGTTGGCGTGGTTTCTATCAAAGCATCCGACCCACCCAAATGGGTCTGTCATTGAACATTG acATGTCTTCGACGGCTTTTATTGAGCCATTGCCTGTGATTGAGTTTGTTACTCAGTTGCTGAATAGGGATGTTTCGGCCCGGCCTCTGTCTGATGCTGATAGAGTAAAG ATTAAAAAAGCACTTCGTGGCATCAAAGTTGAAGTTACTCATCGTGGTAACATGAGGAGGAAGTATCGTATCTCTGGTCTGACTTCACAAGCTACCAGAGAGTTGAC ATTCCCCGTGGACGAGAGGGGAACTATGAAGTCTGTTGTTGAGTATTTCTATGAGACATATGGTTTTTCCATTCAACATACTCAATGGCCTTGTTTGCAAGTGGGCAATACACAGAGACCAAACTACCTTCCAATGGAG GTATGCAAGATTGTGGAGGGCCAAAGGTATTCAAAGCGTCTCAACGAGAGGCAGATTACTGCTCTACTAAAAGTCACCTGTCAGCGACCCCTTGATAGGGAACGTGATATCATGCAG ACAGTACACCACAATGCATACCACGATGATCCTTATGCTAAAGAGTTTGGAATCAAAATCAGTGATAAACTTGCACAAGTTGAAGCTCGCATCCTTCCGCCACCTTGG CTCAAATATCATGATACCGGTAAAGAGAAGGATTGTCTACCCCAAGTTGGCCAGTGGAATATGATGAACAaa AAAATGGTCAATGGAGGAACAGTCAACAACTGGTTCTGTGTTAACTTCTCTAGGAATGTGCAAGACAGTGTTGCACGGGGCTTTTGCTCTGAACTTGCCCATATGTGTTATGTATCTGGCATG GCATTTAATCCAGAGCCAGTAGTTCCTCCGCTTAGTGCTCGTCCTGACCAAGTAGAAAAGGTTCTGAAAACGCGTTATCATGATGCGAAGAACAAGCTGCAGGGAAGGGAGCTTGACTTGCTCATTGTCATTTTGCCAGATAATAATGGCTCTCTCTATG GTGATCTGAAACGTATATGTGAGACTGACCTGGGGGTTGTTTCCCAGTGTTGTTTAACAAAACATGTATTTAAGATGAGCAAGCAGTACCTTGCAAATGTGGCATTGAAAATCAATGTTAAGGTTGGAGGTAGGAATACCGTGCTTATTGATGCACTTTCACGACGCATTCCACTAGTCAGTGACAGGCCTACCATTATTTTTGGAGCTGATGTTACTCATCCACACCCTGGAGAGGATTCTAGTCCCTCAATAGCAGCT GTTGTTGCTTCTCAAGATTGGCCTGAAGTTACCAAGTATGCTGGTCTAGTTTGTGCCCAAGCTCATCGGCAAGAGCTCATCCAAGACCTCTTTAAACAATGGCAAGATCCAGCCAGAGGAACATTGACTGGTGGAATGATCAA GGAGCTTCTTATATCATTCCGTAGAGCTACTGGACAAAAGCCCCAGCGCATCATATTTTACAG AGATGGAGTGAGCGAGGGACAGTTTTACCAAGTCCTGTTGTTTGAGCTTGATGCAATCCGGAAG GCTTGTGCATCTCTTGAACCCAATTATCAGCCTCCTGTGACTTTTGTGGTGGTCCAGAAACGTCACCATACTAGGCTCTTTGCCAGTAACCACCACGACAAAAGTTCTGTTGATCGTAGTGGCAACATATTACCTg GCACAGTTGTGGATTCTAAGATTTGTCATCCCACTGAGTTTGACTTCTACCTTTGCAGTCATGCTGGTATTCAGGTAAActcttgtttcttttgttggtaTAGTAAAAGTTGGGTTATTATTGTATTCTTATGTCAAATTGATTTTCAGGGTACTAGCCGTCCAGCTCATTACCATGTCCTATGGGATGAGAATAATTTCACTGCTGATGCTTTGCAAAGTCTAACCAACAACTTGTGCTACAC ATATGCTCGATGCACCAGGTCTGTCTCGATCG TGCCTCCTGCATATTATGCTCATTTAGCTGCTTTTCGCGCGAGGTTCTATATGGAACCTGAGACTTCAGACAGTGGGTCTATGACTAGTGGTGCTGTGTCTCGTGGTGGGATGGGAGCTGCAGCAGGACGTAGTACTCGCGCACCTGGAGCTAATGCTGCCGTGAGACCTCTGCCTGCATTGAAAGAGAATGTCAAGAGGGTTATGTTCTATTGCTGA
- the LOC123910156 gene encoding protein argonaute 1 isoform X2: MVRKKRTDGPGGAESSDGQQRSAPPQQQAAVTGGAGPQGGGGPQGGRGWAPQGGRGDYGGGRGGYGGGRGGRGIPQQQYGGPPEYQGRGRGGPPQPQQQYGGPPEYQGRGRGGPSQQGGRGYGGGRGVYSGGVGASGGHDVVTSYGGPPRQPVPELHQATSVPSAPYQVVVSPPPAPQSEASSSQPPEVSEVGEELGQMTIHSEETPAPPPPASKSSLRFPLRPGKGSTGKRCIVKANHFIAELPKKDLHQYDVTITPEVTSRGVNRAVMEQLVRLYRDSHLGKRLPAYDGRKSLYTAGPLPFISKDFRITLVDEDDGSGSQRRDREFKVVIKLAARADLHHLGLFLEGRQTDAPQEALQVLDIVLRELPTSRYCPVGRSFYSPDLGRRQPLGEGLESWRGFYQSIRPTQMGLSLNIDMSSTAFIEPLPVIEFVTQLLNRDVSARPLSDADRVKIKKALRGIKVEVTHRGNMRRKYRISGLTSQATRELTFPVDERGTMKSVVEYFYETYGFSIQHTQWPCLQVGNTQRPNYLPMEVCKIVEGQRYSKRLNERQITALLKVTCQRPLDRERDIMQTVHHNAYHDDPYAKEFGIKISDKLAQVEARILPPPWLKYHDTGKEKDCLPQVGQWNMMNKKMVNGGTVNNWFCVNFSRNVQDSVARGFCSELAHMCYVSGMAFNPEPVVPPLSARPDQVEKVLKTRYHDAKNKLQGRELDLLIVILPDNNGSLYGDLKRICETDLGVVSQCCLTKHVFKMSKQYLANVALKINVKVGGRNTVLIDALSRRIPLVSDRPTIIFGADVTHPHPGEDSSPSIAAVVASQDWPEVTKYAGLVCAQAHRQELIQDLFKQWQDPARGTLTGGMIKELLISFRRATGQKPQRIIFYRDGVSEGQFYQVLLFELDAIRKACASLEPNYQPPVTFVVVQKRHHTRLFASNHHDKSSVDRSGNILPGTVVDSKICHPTEFDFYLCSHAGIQGTSRPAHYHVLWDENNFTADALQSLTNNLCYTYARCTRSVSIVPPAYYAHLAAFRARFYMEPETSDSGSMTSGAVSRGGMGAAAGRSTRAPGANAAVRPLPALKENVKRVMFYC; encoded by the exons ATGGTTAGGAAGAAGAGAACTGATGGACCTGGTGGTGCTGAATCCTCTGATGGTCAACAGAGGAGTGCGCCTCCTCAACAACAAGCTGCTGTAACTGGAGGTGCAGGACCCCAAGGAGGGGGAGGACCTCAAGGAGGTCGAGGCTGGGCTCCCCAGGGTGGACGTGGGGATTATGGAGGTGGACGTGGTGGTTATGGTGGTGGTCGCGGTGGGCGTGGGATTCCTCAACAGCAGTATGGTGGGCCTCCTGAGTATCAAGGAAGGGGAAGGGGAGGACCTCCACAGCCACAACAGCAGTATGGTGGCCCGCCTGAGTATCAAGGCAGAGGCAGGGGAGGGCCTTCTCAGCAAGGAGGCCGTGGATATGGTGGTGGCCGTGGTGTATACAGTGGTGGTGTGGGTGCTTCTGGTGGCCATGACGTAGTTACTTCATATGGCGGCCCACCGAGGCAACCAGTCCCCGAGCTGCACCAAGCAACCTCAGTTCCATCTGCACCATATCAAGTTGTGGTGTCTCCTCCACCTGCACCCCAATCTGAGGCAAGTTCTTCTCAGCCACCTGAAGTGTCAGAAGTGGGAGAGGAACTGGGACAGATGACAATTCATTCTGAAGAGACTCctgctcctcctcctcctgcAAGTAAATCATCATTGAGGTTTCCCCTTCGACCTGGAAAAGGGAGCACTGGTAAAAGATGTATTGTTAAGGCAAACCATTTCATTGCTGAGTTGCCGAAGAAAGATCTACATCAGTATGAT GTGACAATTACCCCAGAAGTGACGTCCAGAGGTGTCAACCGGGCTGTTATGGAGCAGCTTGTGAGGTTGTATCGTGATTCTCACTTAGGAAAGAGACTTCCTGCTTATGATGGCCGCAAGAGCCTCTATACTGCAGGGCCACTCCCTTTTATCTCTAAGGACTTTAGAATCACCCTTGTGGATGAGGATGATGGATCAGGATCCCAAAG GCGGGATAGGGAGTTCAAAGTTGTGATAAAATTGGCTGCACGTGCAGACCTCCACCACCTGGGGCTCTTCTTAGAGGGAAGGCAAACTGATGCACCCCAGGAAGCTCTGCAAGTTCTTGACATTGTTCTCCGCGAGCTTCCTACTTCAAG GTATTGTCCAGTGGGAAGGTCGTTTTATTCACCTGATCTGGGTAGAAGGCAGCCTCTTGGTGAGGGATTGGAAAGTTGGCGTGGTTTCTATCAAAGCATCCGACCCACCCAAATGGGTCTGTCATTGAACATTG acATGTCTTCGACGGCTTTTATTGAGCCATTGCCTGTGATTGAGTTTGTTACTCAGTTGCTGAATAGGGATGTTTCGGCCCGGCCTCTGTCTGATGCTGATAGAGTAAAG ATTAAAAAAGCACTTCGTGGCATCAAAGTTGAAGTTACTCATCGTGGTAACATGAGGAGGAAGTATCGTATCTCTGGTCTGACTTCACAAGCTACCAGAGAGTTGAC ATTCCCCGTGGACGAGAGGGGAACTATGAAGTCTGTTGTTGAGTATTTCTATGAGACATATGGTTTTTCCATTCAACATACTCAATGGCCTTGTTTGCAAGTGGGCAATACACAGAGACCAAACTACCTTCCAATGGAG GTATGCAAGATTGTGGAGGGCCAAAGGTATTCAAAGCGTCTCAACGAGAGGCAGATTACTGCTCTACTAAAAGTCACCTGTCAGCGACCCCTTGATAGGGAACGTGATATCATGCAG ACAGTACACCACAATGCATACCACGATGATCCTTATGCTAAAGAGTTTGGAATCAAAATCAGTGATAAACTTGCACAAGTTGAAGCTCGCATCCTTCCGCCACCTTGG CTCAAATATCATGATACCGGTAAAGAGAAGGATTGTCTACCCCAAGTTGGCCAGTGGAATATGATGAACAaa AAAATGGTCAATGGAGGAACAGTCAACAACTGGTTCTGTGTTAACTTCTCTAGGAATGTGCAAGACAGTGTTGCACGGGGCTTTTGCTCTGAACTTGCCCATATGTGTTATGTATCTGGCATG GCATTTAATCCAGAGCCAGTAGTTCCTCCGCTTAGTGCTCGTCCTGACCAAGTAGAAAAGGTTCTGAAAACGCGTTATCATGATGCGAAGAACAAGCTGCAGGGAAGGGAGCTTGACTTGCTCATTGTCATTTTGCCAGATAATAATGGCTCTCTCTATG GTGATCTGAAACGTATATGTGAGACTGACCTGGGGGTTGTTTCCCAGTGTTGTTTAACAAAACATGTATTTAAGATGAGCAAGCAGTACCTTGCAAATGTGGCATTGAAAATCAATGTTAAGGTTGGAGGTAGGAATACCGTGCTTATTGATGCACTTTCACGACGCATTCCACTAGTCAGTGACAGGCCTACCATTATTTTTGGAGCTGATGTTACTCATCCACACCCTGGAGAGGATTCTAGTCCCTCAATAGCAGCT GTTGTTGCTTCTCAAGATTGGCCTGAAGTTACCAAGTATGCTGGTCTAGTTTGTGCCCAAGCTCATCGGCAAGAGCTCATCCAAGACCTCTTTAAACAATGGCAAGATCCAGCCAGAGGAACATTGACTGGTGGAATGATCAA GGAGCTTCTTATATCATTCCGTAGAGCTACTGGACAAAAGCCCCAGCGCATCATATTTTACAG AGATGGAGTGAGCGAGGGACAGTTTTACCAAGTCCTGTTGTTTGAGCTTGATGCAATCCGGAAG GCTTGTGCATCTCTTGAACCCAATTATCAGCCTCCTGTGACTTTTGTGGTGGTCCAGAAACGTCACCATACTAGGCTCTTTGCCAGTAACCACCACGACAAAAGTTCTGTTGATCGTAGTGGCAACATATTACCTg GCACAGTTGTGGATTCTAAGATTTGTCATCCCACTGAGTTTGACTTCTACCTTTGCAGTCATGCTGGTATTCAG GGTACTAGCCGTCCAGCTCATTACCATGTCCTATGGGATGAGAATAATTTCACTGCTGATGCTTTGCAAAGTCTAACCAACAACTTGTGCTACAC ATATGCTCGATGCACCAGGTCTGTCTCGATCG TGCCTCCTGCATATTATGCTCATTTAGCTGCTTTTCGCGCGAGGTTCTATATGGAACCTGAGACTTCAGACAGTGGGTCTATGACTAGTGGTGCTGTGTCTCGTGGTGGGATGGGAGCTGCAGCAGGACGTAGTACTCGCGCACCTGGAGCTAATGCTGCCGTGAGACCTCTGCCTGCATTGAAAGAGAATGTCAAGAGGGTTATGTTCTATTGCTGA